Proteins encoded in a region of the Devosia sp. RR2S18 genome:
- a CDS encoding DUF4170 domain-containing protein, giving the protein MAEQEPKQLLHLVIGGELSSIEGITFSDLDKVDIVGLYPNYASALAAWRQKAQMTVDSAQTRYFIVHLHRLLDPETGKKQDA; this is encoded by the coding sequence ATGGCCGAACAAGAACCAAAGCAACTCCTTCACCTGGTGATCGGCGGCGAATTGTCGAGCATCGAAGGGATCACCTTTAGCGACCTCGACAAGGTGGATATCGTCGGTCTCTACCCCAATTATGCCAGTGCGCTCGCTGCCTGGCGGCAGAAGGCGCAGATGACCGTCGATAGCGCGCAGACGCGGTACTTCATCGTGCACCTGCACCGCCTGCTCGATCCTGAGACCGGCAAGAAGCAGGACGCCTAA
- a CDS encoding 3'(2'),5'-bisphosphate nucleotidase CysQ: MPTPPSTYQDDLDLLRSAAVSAGIIAMGFFRRDIKTWTKENATPVSEADILVDRYLAASLLAARPDYGWLSEETADNPSRLGAERVFVVDPIDGTRGFLRGEDSWTVCLAVVEQGVPVAGVIYAPARDELYDAIKGGGARLNQQPMVRRRRAGAPPLIPAPGAVHQEMQAAGLHYTRGPSYPSLAYRLVQVATGKLDGAVSRRGSQDWDIAAAALILAEAGIEFADVCTGFPIFNKRDVRHGALAALSDMSLKPAVHAALIKVYGCPAQDQSSASSS; encoded by the coding sequence ATGCCCACGCCGCCCAGCACCTACCAGGACGACCTTGACCTGCTCCGCAGCGCTGCGGTGTCGGCTGGGATCATCGCGATGGGCTTTTTCCGCAGGGACATCAAGACCTGGACCAAGGAGAATGCGACGCCCGTCAGCGAAGCCGACATTCTGGTGGACCGTTATCTTGCCGCGTCCCTGCTGGCGGCGCGCCCGGATTATGGCTGGCTCAGCGAAGAGACCGCTGACAATCCGAGTCGGCTCGGCGCCGAGCGGGTCTTTGTCGTTGATCCAATCGATGGCACGCGCGGCTTCCTGCGCGGGGAAGACAGCTGGACGGTGTGCCTGGCGGTAGTGGAACAGGGTGTCCCGGTCGCCGGCGTGATCTACGCGCCGGCACGTGACGAGCTGTATGATGCAATTAAAGGCGGCGGCGCCCGGCTCAACCAGCAGCCAATGGTCCGGCGGCGTCGGGCGGGAGCGCCGCCATTGATCCCGGCGCCTGGCGCAGTGCACCAGGAAATGCAGGCGGCCGGTCTCCACTATACGCGTGGCCCCAGCTACCCCTCGCTGGCGTACCGGCTGGTGCAGGTGGCAACCGGCAAGCTCGATGGCGCGGTTTCCCGTCGTGGCTCGCAGGATTGGGACATCGCGGCGGCTGCGCTGATCCTGGCCGAGGCCGGTATCGAATTCGCCGATGTCTGCACCGGCTTCCCCATTTTCAACAAACGAGATGTGCGCCACGGGGCCCTTGCAGCGCTCAGCGACATGAGCCTAAAACCCGCTGTCCACGCCGCGCTGATCAAGGTCTATGGCTGCCCCGCTCAAGACCAGAGCAGCGCCTCCTCCTCCTGA
- a CDS encoding DUF6101 family protein, whose protein sequence is MHHGVAMEGTSVVLAFAQPVLADRRFVAANDNGPKDPVKTVTVRRMLEQSGVAIKIKVPVTEFIGVAVATSISEEGVLTSAIELVHEDSELNYRVFEEEGNHNVVAEWQNWGKKLRLPLFIKAGDGAYMPYSQQVDGVMVGSSASRRRLAAEANRRPRFLNRRKPGQIEAN, encoded by the coding sequence ATGCATCACGGCGTGGCGATGGAAGGCACCTCGGTCGTTCTGGCGTTTGCCCAGCCCGTTCTGGCAGACCGCCGGTTCGTGGCAGCCAACGACAACGGCCCCAAGGATCCGGTCAAGACCGTAACCGTGCGTCGCATGCTCGAGCAGAGCGGCGTGGCCATCAAGATCAAGGTCCCCGTAACCGAGTTCATCGGCGTGGCCGTTGCAACCTCCATTTCCGAGGAGGGTGTACTGACCAGCGCGATCGAACTCGTCCATGAGGACAGCGAACTCAACTACCGGGTCTTCGAAGAAGAAGGGAACCACAACGTGGTGGCCGAATGGCAGAACTGGGGCAAGAAGCTCCGGCTGCCGCTCTTCATCAAGGCAGGCGACGGTGCCTACATGCCCTATTCGCAGCAGGTCGATGGCGTCATGGTGGGCTCCAGTGCCTCCCGCCGACGTCTGGCCGCCGAAGCCAATCGCCGTCCCCGCTTCCTCAACCGGCGCAAGCCCGGCCAGATCGAAGCTAACTAA